The following are encoded in a window of Telmatobacter sp. DSM 110680 genomic DNA:
- a CDS encoding beta-L-arabinofuranosidase domain-containing protein, with amino-acid sequence MNAKKSSKTRRDADSNSHAEPSRREFLAGLSSAALLSALPVSQANGQAGEGPLNIARVAVPTSQMVTSQDKISALNDGFTPANSFDRAHKLYGLWEEGPQEGNSRWVQYEWSEPVSVDKIDVYWAVDRPRAGAIPGSEGPVMSPPKSYRILYWNGNDFVEVDRAEGLGVDLDKFNTTTFEGVKTTRLRLEVTPQQDKPAGILEWQVFPHGPVPELAPVIEAGVDRSVVSDGRTYLSGKVTWLKDSRQNRARWVKTAGPGVVAFAAVDSPVTTATFSQAGDYTIALQASGSKGPSHSISVHVEPAPPVDRLDVVYTRRYAIDGDLWKQRAKVLIVNWIPHCIAMCERKDIAPMRGDGGIDNFIEAGKANRGEAHGKHKGYVFSNAWVHQTVESMCIALMVDPQGDEEIVNAQELMRATMERWIPIILAAQMQDGYLQTAYILADRKQWPERWSPDHRGNHEGYVSGYFIESAINHYTLTDGQDLRLYNAAKKLADCWVANIGPGKKEWFDGHQEMEQALVRFGRFVNDQEGNHRGDAYIALAKFLLDSRRGGSEYDQSHLPPGQQYEAVGHAVRAMYFYSGMADIAAETQDRDYQSAVISLWDNMVNKKYYVTGGIGSGETSEGFGPNYSLRNEAYCETCSSCGVVFFQYKLNLAYHDAKYADLYEQTMYNALLGGVALDGQSFCYTNPLVNTERAKWHVCPCCVGNFARTLLMVPTWTYLKSNDGLYVNMFVGSRINVGKVAGTDVEVVQKTEYPWNGLIAITVNPDEAKTFSVYVRIPDRTTSKLYKDSPRISGVKRFAVNGQEQTPEIRKGYAVVTREWKRGDRIDLELPMEPQRVVADSRIQADGGSVALKFGPLIYNVERADNENIDRKLGEGPIRAEWRKDLLGGVMVITGKWEDGSPLLAIPNFARMNRVGPPPEYPSEGEPVPARGSKGSFDSKVWI; translated from the coding sequence ATGAATGCCAAAAAGAGTTCTAAAACCCGGAGAGATGCAGATTCAAACAGTCACGCGGAACCAAGTCGCCGCGAGTTTCTGGCGGGGCTGAGCAGCGCGGCTTTGCTTAGCGCGCTGCCGGTCTCGCAGGCCAATGGGCAGGCTGGGGAAGGTCCGCTCAACATTGCGCGGGTTGCGGTCCCAACGAGCCAGATGGTGACGAGTCAGGACAAGATCTCCGCTTTGAACGACGGATTTACTCCTGCCAATTCATTCGATCGCGCGCACAAGCTCTACGGACTCTGGGAGGAGGGGCCGCAGGAAGGGAACTCGAGGTGGGTGCAATACGAGTGGAGCGAGCCGGTCAGCGTCGACAAGATTGACGTTTACTGGGCGGTGGATCGTCCGCGCGCAGGTGCGATCCCCGGCAGCGAAGGCCCGGTGATGTCGCCGCCGAAAAGCTATCGGATTCTTTACTGGAACGGCAATGATTTTGTTGAAGTAGATCGTGCAGAGGGACTTGGCGTGGATCTGGACAAGTTCAACACGACGACATTTGAAGGCGTAAAGACGACCAGATTGCGACTCGAGGTCACACCTCAACAGGACAAGCCGGCGGGCATCCTGGAATGGCAGGTCTTTCCTCACGGTCCCGTTCCCGAACTTGCTCCGGTCATCGAGGCCGGTGTTGATCGCTCGGTAGTGAGTGATGGGCGGACATATCTTTCAGGCAAGGTAACGTGGCTGAAGGACTCGCGTCAGAACCGGGCGCGGTGGGTAAAGACCGCAGGGCCGGGTGTGGTGGCGTTTGCTGCCGTCGACTCGCCGGTGACCACTGCGACGTTTTCGCAGGCCGGCGATTACACGATTGCGCTGCAGGCTTCGGGGAGCAAAGGGCCATCGCATTCGATCAGTGTGCATGTAGAGCCGGCGCCGCCTGTGGACCGGTTGGACGTGGTTTATACGCGCAGATATGCGATTGATGGGGATTTGTGGAAGCAGCGCGCGAAAGTTTTGATTGTGAACTGGATTCCGCACTGCATCGCGATGTGCGAGCGAAAAGATATCGCCCCGATGCGCGGCGACGGTGGCATCGACAACTTCATTGAGGCGGGCAAGGCCAATCGCGGCGAAGCGCATGGCAAGCACAAAGGCTATGTGTTTTCCAATGCGTGGGTACATCAGACGGTCGAGTCAATGTGCATTGCGCTGATGGTGGATCCGCAGGGCGATGAGGAGATTGTCAATGCGCAGGAGTTGATGCGTGCAACGATGGAGCGCTGGATTCCGATTATTCTCGCGGCGCAGATGCAGGATGGCTATTTGCAGACCGCTTACATACTGGCTGACCGCAAACAGTGGCCGGAGCGGTGGTCGCCGGATCATCGCGGCAACCATGAGGGTTATGTTTCGGGATACTTCATTGAGTCGGCGATTAATCACTACACGCTGACCGATGGGCAGGATCTGCGCCTGTACAACGCTGCCAAGAAGCTGGCGGATTGCTGGGTTGCAAATATCGGGCCGGGGAAAAAGGAATGGTTCGACGGACACCAGGAGATGGAGCAGGCGCTGGTGCGCTTCGGGCGATTCGTCAACGATCAAGAGGGCAATCATCGTGGAGATGCGTATATCGCCCTCGCGAAGTTTCTGCTGGATTCGCGGCGGGGCGGTTCGGAGTACGACCAGAGCCATTTGCCGCCGGGCCAGCAATACGAAGCAGTGGGCCACGCGGTGCGCGCGATGTACTTCTATTCCGGCATGGCCGATATCGCGGCTGAGACGCAGGATCGCGATTATCAGAGCGCGGTGATTTCACTATGGGACAACATGGTGAACAAGAAGTACTACGTCACCGGTGGCATTGGCAGCGGCGAGACCTCTGAAGGGTTTGGCCCCAACTACTCGCTGCGCAATGAGGCTTATTGCGAGACGTGTTCGAGTTGCGGCGTGGTGTTCTTTCAGTACAAGCTGAATCTCGCTTATCACGATGCGAAGTATGCAGATCTGTATGAGCAGACGATGTACAACGCGCTGCTCGGGGGAGTCGCACTGGATGGGCAGAGTTTTTGTTACACCAATCCGCTGGTGAATACGGAGCGAGCCAAGTGGCATGTGTGTCCTTGCTGTGTGGGAAACTTTGCGCGCACGCTGCTCATGGTTCCGACCTGGACTTATCTGAAGAGCAACGACGGACTCTACGTGAACATGTTTGTGGGAAGTCGCATTAACGTGGGCAAGGTCGCGGGCACCGACGTCGAGGTCGTACAAAAGACGGAATACCCGTGGAACGGATTGATTGCGATCACTGTCAACCCGGATGAGGCCAAGACGTTTTCGGTCTATGTGCGCATCCCAGACCGAACTACCAGCAAGCTCTATAAAGATTCGCCGCGTATCAGCGGGGTGAAGCGGTTCGCCGTGAATGGGCAGGAGCAGACGCCGGAGATTCGCAAAGGGTACGCGGTGGTCACGCGCGAATGGAAGCGTGGCGATCGCATTGACTTGGAGTTACCAATGGAGCCGCAGCGCGTTGTAGCGGACAGCCGCATTCAGGCAGATGGTGGTTCAGTAGCTTTGAAGTTCGGCCCGCTGATTTATAACGTCGAGAGAGCCGACAACGAGAATATTGACCGGAAATTGGGTGAGGGCCCCATCCGGGCTGAGTGGCGCAAGGACCTGCTTGGTGGAGTCATGGTGATCACCGGGAAGTGGGAGGATGGTTCGCCGCTGCTCGCGATCCCGAATTTCGCGCGAATGAATCGGGTGGGACCTCCGCCTGAATATCCGAGCGAGGGAGAGCCGGTTCCTGCTCGTGGATCCAAAGGGTCGTTTGATTCGAAGGTCTGGATCTGA
- a CDS encoding Spy/CpxP family protein refolding chaperone, whose translation MKVLLAVRLGITMAATLAAGTVFAQGPGMMQGPGQGGPGFGEHRPPMERAMRGDRGRWWNNPKIVEKLKLTDDQRKAMDEIFQQHREKLVDLRGNVEKAEIAMEPLVKADQPNEQAVLAQIDKVAQARAELEKANARFLFELRAKLTPDQWKQVQEFRQNREGMRDMHRGGEGRRGMGSDHGAPAPPPPPGPQGMLDDGPDENIPAATVNQ comes from the coding sequence ATGAAAGTTCTATTGGCAGTCCGGTTGGGAATCACGATGGCGGCGACTTTGGCCGCAGGCACGGTGTTCGCGCAAGGCCCGGGGATGATGCAGGGACCAGGACAGGGTGGTCCTGGATTCGGCGAGCATCGGCCTCCGATGGAGCGGGCGATGCGGGGTGATCGCGGTCGGTGGTGGAACAATCCCAAGATTGTTGAAAAGCTGAAGCTCACGGATGATCAGCGCAAAGCGATGGATGAGATCTTCCAGCAACATCGAGAGAAACTGGTGGATTTGCGCGGCAACGTGGAAAAGGCGGAGATCGCGATGGAGCCGCTGGTGAAGGCCGATCAGCCAAATGAGCAGGCGGTGCTGGCGCAAATCGATAAGGTGGCACAGGCACGCGCGGAACTGGAGAAGGCGAATGCGCGATTCCTGTTTGAGTTGCGCGCCAAGTTGACGCCTGACCAGTGGAAGCAAGTGCAGGAATTCCGGCAGAATCGCGAAGGAATGCGCGATATGCATCGCGGAGGCGAAGGTCGACGGGGTATGGGCAGTGACCACGGTGCGCCTGCTCCGCCACCTCCTCCCGGACCGCAGGGAATGCTCGATGACGGACCGGACGAAAATATTCCGGCAGCCACTGTAAACCAGTAG
- a CDS encoding NAD(P)(+) transhydrogenase (Re/Si-specific) subunit beta has translation MTMSTYFMEATYLIASILFVFALKGMSHPETARRGMFLAEGGMLAAIIGTLIGAHIVTWVWIIAGLSIGSIIGAWMAIWVPMTAMPQRTALSHAFGALAASLVGVGEFLVHANDMPAVTRWALGFEVMLGALTTTGSLIAAGKLQGIIHGKPIQFKGQNVVNGLIFLTMATCFFIFIAHPEKVAVFYIMLGLAFVFGVMLVIPIGSADMPVVMSLLNSYAGLAAAATGFVLGNNVLIIAGTLDGFSGFILSVLMCKAMNRSITNVLFGGFGAVIAEATTDAGGVMREISLDDAAMQLAFASRVIFVPGYGLATAQAQHAVRELAELLEARGVTVKYAIHPVAGRMPGHMNVLLAEANVPYSSLYEMEQINPEFPSTDVAVVIGANDVVNPDARDNPKSLIAGMPILEVDRAKSVIVLKRGQGRGFSGLENPLFFKSCTSMLYGDAKSSLSHLAQAVQHV, from the coding sequence ATGACCATGTCCACCTATTTCATGGAAGCCACCTACCTTATCGCTTCCATCCTCTTCGTCTTTGCGCTCAAAGGAATGTCACACCCCGAGACCGCGCGCCGCGGCATGTTCCTTGCCGAAGGCGGAATGCTCGCAGCCATCATCGGCACTCTCATCGGCGCACACATCGTCACCTGGGTTTGGATCATCGCCGGTCTCTCCATTGGTTCCATCATCGGCGCATGGATGGCCATCTGGGTTCCCATGACCGCAATGCCCCAGCGGACGGCGCTCTCCCACGCATTCGGCGCGCTCGCTGCGTCTCTGGTCGGCGTTGGGGAATTCCTGGTCCACGCAAATGATATGCCCGCCGTGACCCGGTGGGCTCTGGGCTTTGAAGTCATGCTCGGCGCACTCACAACCACCGGATCGCTGATCGCCGCCGGCAAACTACAGGGCATCATCCACGGCAAGCCAATCCAGTTCAAAGGTCAGAATGTTGTCAATGGCCTCATCTTCCTCACCATGGCGACGTGCTTCTTCATTTTCATCGCCCACCCTGAAAAAGTCGCTGTCTTTTACATCATGCTCGGCCTTGCATTCGTCTTCGGCGTCATGCTCGTCATTCCCATCGGATCGGCTGACATGCCGGTCGTGATGTCGCTGCTCAATTCCTACGCCGGTCTTGCCGCCGCCGCCACCGGCTTCGTACTCGGCAACAATGTGCTCATCATTGCCGGTACGCTCGATGGCTTCTCCGGATTCATTCTCTCTGTTCTGATGTGCAAAGCCATGAATCGCTCCATCACCAACGTCCTCTTCGGCGGATTCGGCGCGGTCATCGCCGAAGCTACCACCGATGCAGGCGGCGTAATGCGCGAAATCAGCCTCGACGATGCAGCCATGCAGTTGGCCTTCGCCAGCCGCGTTATCTTCGTTCCCGGCTACGGACTGGCCACTGCACAGGCCCAGCATGCCGTGCGCGAACTCGCCGAACTTCTTGAAGCCCGCGGCGTCACAGTCAAATACGCCATCCATCCCGTAGCCGGCCGCATGCCCGGACACATGAATGTCCTGCTCGCCGAAGCCAACGTGCCCTATTCCTCTCTCTATGAAATGGAGCAGATCAATCCCGAATTTCCATCCACCGACGTGGCCGTCGTCATAGGCGCCAACGACGTCGTCAATCCGGATGCTCGCGACAACCCCAAATCCCTTATCGCCGGAATGCCCATCCTCGAAGTCGATCGCGCTAAGAGTGTAATCGTACTCAAACGAGGACAGGGGCGCGGCTTCTCGGGACTGGAGAATCCGCTCTTCTTCAAATCCTGCACTTCGATGCTTTATGGCGACGCAAAATCCAGCCTTAGCCATCTGGCTCAGGCCGTCCAGCATGTCTAG
- a CDS encoding Re/Si-specific NAD(P)(+) transhydrogenase subunit alpha: MLLGILKETAPGETRVALLPENLKSLIAQGIMVAVESGAGRAAGASDEAYAATGATVTGDRPSILGEADLIPVVNAPSASDQALLKSGSAVIGFLRPLDAPAALATAIALHVTLFSMELVPRISRAQSMDALSSMATVAGYKAVINAAGILPRLFPMLMTAAGTIPPARVFVIGAGVAGLQAIATARRLGAVVEAYDVRAAAGEQVRSLGAKFLDVDLGGINTEGGGGYAAELSEEALDRGRDLIARTASHSDVIVTTAQVPGRPAPRLIRRDAVQAMRSGSVVVDIAAPAGGNCELTIPGLTQTLGGVTLMAPLNLPAECPVDASALYARNILNFLGLIVKKGELGIDMADEVLAGACVAHKGSPVNPRVAKLLETSIALT, encoded by the coding sequence TTGCTCTTAGGCATTCTCAAAGAAACCGCACCCGGCGAAACCCGCGTTGCGCTGTTGCCCGAAAATCTCAAATCGCTGATCGCCCAGGGCATTATGGTTGCGGTTGAATCCGGCGCGGGCAGAGCTGCGGGCGCCTCCGACGAAGCCTATGCCGCCACCGGAGCTACCGTCACCGGCGACCGCCCTTCCATCCTCGGCGAAGCCGATCTCATCCCGGTGGTCAACGCCCCCAGCGCATCCGATCAGGCGCTGCTCAAATCTGGCTCGGCCGTCATCGGCTTTTTGCGCCCACTCGATGCCCCCGCGGCACTGGCCACCGCCATTGCCCTCCACGTCACGCTCTTCAGCATGGAACTAGTGCCGCGCATTAGCCGCGCTCAATCAATGGATGCGCTCTCCTCAATGGCCACCGTTGCCGGCTACAAAGCCGTCATCAATGCTGCCGGAATTCTGCCGCGCCTCTTCCCCATGCTGATGACCGCCGCCGGCACCATTCCACCCGCCCGCGTCTTCGTCATCGGCGCCGGAGTAGCCGGCCTTCAGGCCATCGCCACCGCGCGCCGTCTTGGCGCCGTCGTCGAGGCCTACGACGTTCGGGCCGCCGCGGGAGAGCAAGTCCGTTCCCTTGGAGCAAAATTCCTCGACGTCGACCTCGGCGGCATCAATACTGAAGGCGGCGGAGGCTATGCAGCCGAACTCAGCGAAGAAGCCCTCGACCGTGGACGCGACCTGATCGCCCGCACCGCCTCTCACTCCGACGTGATCGTCACCACCGCACAGGTTCCCGGCCGCCCTGCCCCCCGACTGATTCGTCGCGATGCGGTGCAGGCCATGCGCTCAGGTTCAGTCGTCGTCGACATCGCCGCACCAGCCGGCGGCAACTGCGAACTCACCATTCCGGGCCTCACGCAAACGCTCGGGGGAGTGACCTTGATGGCTCCTCTCAACCTGCCTGCCGAGTGTCCAGTTGACGCCAGCGCCCTCTATGCGCGCAACATTCTCAACTTCCTTGGCCTCATCGTAAAGAAGGGCGAACTCGGCATCGACATGGCAGACGAAGTCCTCGCTGGCGCATGCGTCGCTCATAAAGGCAGTCCCGTGAATCCGCGTGTGGCGAAACTGCTGGAAACATCAATTGCTCTCACCTGA
- the araD gene encoding L-ribulose-5-phosphate 4-epimerase AraD, producing MLLESLRQQVLHANQEISRRGLAPHTFGNASGIDRSGAQPLVVIKPSGVDYATLTPADLVITDLDGKIVEGALRPSSDLDTHTLLYREFPQIGGVVHTHSEFATAWAQSCQPIPCLGTTHADYFHGPVPVTDALTAEEVSSGYVRNTGAVIVRRFRAESLDPVAVPGVLVAGHAPFAWGKTAAEAVEHADVLEYIARLAFRATLLNSTVEPIPTHVSEHHYLRKHGPKATYGQR from the coding sequence ATGCTCCTCGAGTCTCTACGTCAGCAAGTTCTTCATGCCAACCAGGAAATCTCTCGCCGCGGGCTCGCTCCTCATACCTTCGGCAATGCCAGCGGTATCGATCGGTCAGGCGCCCAGCCTTTGGTCGTCATCAAGCCCAGCGGAGTCGACTACGCTACCCTGACCCCCGCCGATCTCGTCATTACCGATCTCGATGGCAAAATCGTCGAAGGCGCCCTTCGCCCCTCCAGCGATCTCGACACCCACACCCTCCTCTACCGCGAGTTCCCCCAGATCGGCGGCGTCGTTCACACTCACTCCGAATTCGCTACCGCCTGGGCTCAATCCTGCCAACCCATTCCCTGCCTCGGAACCACCCACGCCGACTACTTCCACGGTCCAGTCCCGGTCACCGATGCCCTAACTGCAGAAGAAGTCTCCTCCGGATACGTTCGCAACACCGGCGCCGTCATCGTTCGCCGATTCCGCGCAGAGAGCCTTGACCCGGTCGCGGTCCCCGGAGTTCTCGTTGCCGGTCATGCCCCCTTTGCATGGGGAAAGACAGCGGCGGAAGCCGTCGAGCACGCCGACGTTCTCGAATACATTGCCCGTCTTGCCTTCCGCGCCACCCTCCTTAACTCCACCGTAGAACCCATTCCCACCCACGTCAGCGAGCATCACTATCTGCGCAAACACGGCCCGAAGGCAACCTACGGCCAGCGATGA
- a CDS encoding RNA polymerase sigma factor yields the protein MAACTALEPMIKVTAEEVAAQEFESIVASHRPQIFRFLLASTRDVDLAETLTQDCFLKAHRNWASFRGESSALTWLMRIAINLQKDHWRNRRLQFWRLTRTNAVDLDEASDWLPSGERTVEQRMLAREKVAKVWRSVENLSERQRTVFLLRFVEEMELKEIAALTGMGEGTVKAHLSRALSRVRREFGDTQ from the coding sequence ATGGCTGCCTGCACAGCATTGGAACCGATGATCAAGGTCACGGCGGAAGAAGTTGCCGCGCAGGAATTCGAGAGCATTGTCGCCAGTCACCGGCCGCAGATTTTTCGTTTTCTGCTGGCGTCGACGCGCGATGTGGATTTGGCGGAGACACTGACGCAGGACTGCTTTCTGAAGGCGCACCGGAACTGGGCCAGTTTTCGCGGGGAGTCGAGCGCGCTGACGTGGTTGATGCGGATTGCGATCAACCTGCAGAAAGATCATTGGCGCAACCGGCGGTTGCAGTTCTGGCGGCTGACGCGGACGAATGCGGTGGATTTGGATGAAGCGAGCGACTGGCTACCGAGCGGCGAGCGGACTGTGGAGCAGCGCATGCTGGCGCGGGAGAAGGTTGCGAAGGTGTGGCGGTCAGTGGAGAATTTGAGCGAACGGCAGCGCACCGTATTTCTTCTACGCTTTGTGGAAGAGATGGAATTGAAAGAGATTGCCGCATTGACCGGCATGGGTGAAGGAACAGTGAAAGCGCATCTATCGCGGGCACTGAGCAGGGTTCGCAGGGAGTTTGGAGACACGCAATGA
- a CDS encoding NAD(P) transhydrogenase subunit alpha, producing the protein MTRAVLIASIYVFALAAFLGYQVISRVPPLLHTPLMSATNAISGISLIGSLVLAGAAHYPLFAHILGFVAVTTATINVVGGFGITDRMLKMFNKRKEQKPAQIEVAK; encoded by the coding sequence ATGACACGCGCAGTCCTTATCGCTTCGATTTATGTTTTCGCGCTGGCCGCCTTCCTCGGCTACCAGGTCATCAGCCGCGTGCCGCCATTGCTGCACACTCCGCTGATGTCTGCTACCAACGCCATCTCAGGCATCTCGCTTATCGGTTCGCTGGTACTTGCGGGAGCGGCGCATTATCCCCTCTTTGCGCACATCCTCGGCTTCGTCGCCGTGACCACCGCCACCATCAACGTGGTGGGCGGATTCGGCATCACCGACCGCATGCTCAAAATGTTCAACAAGCGCAAAGAGCAGAAGCCGGCGCAGATAGAGGTGGCCAAATGA